One genomic segment of Penaeus chinensis breed Huanghai No. 1 chromosome 13, ASM1920278v2, whole genome shotgun sequence includes these proteins:
- the LOC125031910 gene encoding uncharacterized protein LOC125031910 isoform X1 gives MTLSDLPSVESFVYNLIETVTSRSAISEAFVYISLVFLVLLVYTVLTEYFNNVPMNVFLEQRSFGSSAMQQLQPLMTHLAARVEAALEKWDHPQPDVGGHPHVE, from the exons ACCTGCCGAGCGTTGAGTCCTTCGTGTACAACCTCATTGAGACAGTGACATCGCGTTCGGCCATCAGCGAGGCGTTTGTGTACATCAGCCTGGTGTTTCTGGTGCTCTTGGTTTATACAGTGCTCACTGAGTACTTCAACAACGTTCCCATGAATGTCTTTTTAGAGCAACGCAG cTTTGGAAGTTCAGCCATGCAACAGCTTCAGCCATTGATGACTCACTTGGCCGCCCGTGTCGAAGCTGCTTTGGAGAAGTGGGACCACCCTCAACCTGACGTGGGCGGCCATCCCCATGTGGAGTAA
- the LOC125031910 gene encoding uncharacterized protein LOC125031910 isoform X2 has protein sequence MTLSGLTNPNVSVVLSSVSSLSVWNEILYGVVLLVVAGLILAIVLPALPGGVFGRGFGSSAMQQLQPLMTHLAARVEAALEKWDHPQPDVGGHPHVE, from the exons GTCTTACAAACCCCAACGTCTCAGTCGTCCTATCGTCAGTTAGTAGCCTGTCTGTCTGGAATGAAATCCTGTATGGCGTGGTGCTGCTCGTAGTGGCTGGCCTTATTCTGGCAATAGTCCTCCCGGCCCTCCCTGGTGGTGTCTTCGGCAGGGG cTTTGGAAGTTCAGCCATGCAACAGCTTCAGCCATTGATGACTCACTTGGCCGCCCGTGTCGAAGCTGCTTTGGAGAAGTGGGACCACCCTCAACCTGACGTGGGCGGCCATCCCCATGTGGAGTAA